A stretch of Allostreptomyces psammosilenae DNA encodes these proteins:
- a CDS encoding SRPBCC family protein translates to MTATLRTVDGRSVLVLERRLPHPPERVWRALTDAAEIPRWFPADMDMELRVGARIDFVFREGEGPPTSGVITELDPPRVFAYSWDEESLRWELSPGEAGDGCLLTFTHTFDDRPAAASYAAGWDVCLDALEQDLAGARHVRLRAPEDWAERQEVYAVAFGLAEGTSEETPEGWRVRFERQLTWPLTSVWTALASSGFEGPGQGPASPAPRVGAPPPEGFTNGKIPTGAIAEVTEVEAPMLLEYVWRVGEGGVLSRVRWELSEGPGGARVVLTQTGPPELADERAAALAAWRTRLEMLAGQLRGALR, encoded by the coding sequence GTGACCGCAACCCTCCGCACCGTGGACGGCCGCTCGGTGCTGGTCCTCGAGCGGCGGCTCCCGCACCCGCCGGAACGCGTCTGGCGGGCCCTGACCGACGCCGCCGAGATCCCCCGCTGGTTCCCGGCCGACATGGACATGGAACTCCGGGTGGGGGCGCGGATCGACTTCGTCTTCCGGGAGGGGGAGGGTCCGCCGACCAGCGGTGTGATCACCGAGCTCGACCCGCCCCGGGTGTTCGCGTACAGCTGGGACGAGGAGTCGCTGCGCTGGGAGCTGAGCCCCGGCGAGGCCGGCGACGGCTGTCTGCTCACCTTCACGCACACGTTCGACGACCGGCCCGCGGCGGCCAGCTACGCGGCCGGCTGGGACGTCTGCCTCGACGCCCTGGAACAGGACCTGGCGGGTGCCCGGCACGTCCGGCTCAGGGCCCCCGAGGACTGGGCGGAGCGCCAGGAGGTGTACGCCGTGGCCTTCGGCCTGGCGGAGGGGACCAGCGAGGAGACGCCGGAGGGCTGGCGGGTGCGTTTCGAGCGGCAGCTGACCTGGCCGCTCACGTCGGTGTGGACGGCGCTCGCCTCGTCCGGCTTCGAGGGCCCCGGGCAGGGGCCGGCCTCGCCCGCGCCGAGGGTCGGGGCTCCGCCGCCGGAGGGGTTCACCAACGGCAAGATCCCCACCGGGGCGATCGCCGAGGTGACCGAGGTCGAGGCGCCGATGCTGCTGGAGTACGTGTGGCGGGTGGGGGAGGGCGGTGTGCTGAGCCGGGTCCGCTGGGAGCTGTCGGAGGGGCCGGGCGGGGCACGCGTCGTCCTGACCCAGACCGGGCCGCCGGAGCTGGCCGACGAACGCGCCGCGGCGCTGGCCGCCTGGCGCACCCGGTTGGAGA